The Scomber japonicus isolate fScoJap1 chromosome 9, fScoJap1.pri, whole genome shotgun sequence genome includes a region encoding these proteins:
- the LOC128364913 gene encoding LOW QUALITY PROTEIN: ubiquilin-1-like (The sequence of the model RefSeq protein was modified relative to this genomic sequence to represent the inferred CDS: deleted 1 base in 1 codon; substituted 1 base at 1 genomic stop codon) — translation MSRAVKDEPRAPCECPKYDKIHIAVKSVKESKYFNVGGDCTVRQLKWGLAEHRGAPAEELVLIHSGRALKDAELLSHLKRQDGLVSLCMIQRPQHSSVVPTNDPTSEPLQSDLTAVLHPEPDNFTPSPTSPFCLVEGLDSLGLTNNGPGFFPALQRQMERQLLADPEIMRHVLGSPFVQNTLSNASPQLTRQLILSSPQIQQLLQTNSEEVGDMLNNTDVVTQVLELIRNPDMIHEVMHDEDRALDNLQPKQDNSETTTGDSDDFQENDSLKLPQIQRGVPPVVPASSENQQPPERDREKTPSLSSHSTDPLRGLTANHTPDPNPHPLTNQKMKSNLQYLPHLYELCGCVSLASGMQSLLEEITASPGLMESLLSGPYVSCLLNCLSQNPDLAAQMLLSHPLFSGNPQLQLQMRQQLPLFLEQMQNPELLGALLNPRAMGALLQIQQGLQTLSAEAPALIPETELGNIRANVNAAPEHRSDSVLNGQSASGPQVATVTEQQQQFVQQMLQALANANHEVNHEEADFXKELDQLSSVGFRDRANLQALISTQGDLTTAVIDTQMFPCPHMCTHK, via the exons ATGTCACGCGCGGTGAAGGATGAACCGAGAGCACCGTGTGAGTGTCCGAAGTATGACAAGATCCACATTGCTGTCAAAAGTGTTAAAGAGAGCAAATACTTTAACGTTGGAGGAGACTGCACCgtcagacag CTGAAATGGGGTCTAGCAGAGCACCGTGGAGCCCCGGCAGAAGAGCTGGTGCTGATCCACTCTGGCCGGGCCCTCAAAGATGCAGAACTGCTGAGTCACCTTAAAAGACAGGATGGGTTAGTGAGCCTGTGCATGATCCAAAG ACCTCAGCATTCATCTGTGGTTCCCACCAATGACCCAACTTCAGAACCACTCCAGTCAGACCTCACAGCCGTTCTTCACCCTGAACCTGACAACTTTACACCATCTCCCACCTCCCCCTTCTGCCTGG TGGAAGGTCTGGACAGCCTTGGCCTAACAAACAACGGGCCTGGTTTCTTCCCTGCACTTCAACGCCAGATGGAGAGGCAGCTACTGGCTGACCCGGAGATCATGCGCCATGTCCTGGGCAGCCCCTTTGTGCAGAATACCCTCTCTAACGCCAGCCCTCAGCTCACCAGACAACTCATTCTGTCTAGTCCCCAAATCCAGCAGCTCCTACAGACAAATTCAGAGGAGGTGGGGGATATGCTCAACAACACAGATGTTGTAACACAG GTTTTAGAGCTCATCAGGAACCCTGACATGATACATGAAGTGATGCATGATGAAGACAGAGCATTAGACAATCTACAACCAAAGCAGGACAACTCTGAAACCACCACTGGTGATTCTGATGACTTTCAAGAAAATGACAGTCTCAAACTACCACAA ATCCAAAGAGGAGTGCCGCCAGTGGTGCCTGCATCGTCTGAGAATCAACAACCAcctgaaagagacagagagaagactCCATCACTTTCCAGCCACTCCACAGATCCTCTCAGAGGACTGACTGCCAACCACACACCTGATCCAAACCCTCA CCCACTTACTAAccaaaaaatgaaatcaaatctaCAATATTTGCCTCATCTATATGAATTATGTGGCTGTGTTTCTCTTGCCTCAGGTATGCAGTCACTGCTAGAGGAGATCACAGCTAGTCCAGGACTGATGGAGAGCCTGCTTTCTGGGCCTTACGTCAGCTGTCTTCTGAATTGCCTCAGCCAGAACCCCGACCTGGCAGCACAG ATGTTGCTGAGCCACCCTTTGTTCTCAGGAAATCCTcaactgcagctgcagatgaGACAGCAGCTCCCTCTATTCCTGGAACAG ATGCAGAATCCAGAGCTGCTGGGAGCATTGTTAAACCCCAGAGCCATGGGGGCTCTGCTTCAGATCCAACAGGGCCTCCAGACTCTGAGTGCAGAGGCCCCTGCCCTCATACCTGA GACTGAACTAGGAAATATCAGAGCCAATGTTAATGCTGCCCCCGAACACAGGTCTGACTCTGTGCTGAATGGCCAATCAGCAAGTGGTCCTCAGGTTGCCACAGTgacagaacagcagcagcagtttgtacAACAGATGCTACAGGCATTGGCTAATGCTAATCATGAG GTCAATCACGAAGAAGCTGATTTTTAGAAGGAGCTGGATCAGCTGAGCTCTGTTGGCTTCCGAGACAGAGCTAACCTTCAGGCCCTCATCAGCACC CAAGGAGACCTCACCACTGCTGTCATTGACACACAGATGTTTCCTTGTCCACATATGTGCACACATAAATGA
- the gkap1 gene encoding G kinase-anchoring protein 1 isoform X1, protein MASPAMITVPTTASRFALLQIDSDSDSDTSEPGKTSTKNGRDSSGKIRQGKAGAAGGKAGQGNDKKKDKKKKKKEQQQSEANELRNLAFKKIPQKSCVPPPHMTLSGIANDLLNPAAGDHSIPSEGWQQWKQRDEQMTSELYEADLEKALILSKLEYEQNKQQTSTNTSSPKSRGGKEGGGKKDKKKNQQAKDKKTVSLQDFQAEGSVEHSSKKQEKEDGRPANTELGVGQEERFFNKLEDDVSRIIQREKRREQYSNNQGQEVNTSTEHEPDPRAEQLKYELEKKDQEIDKLKKTISQWEVKYKEVKARNAQLLKMLQQGEMKDKAEILLQVEELLHIKEELSSQVTLLHGALEQERSKVKGLQSEQPKHQGNKKGKKGSESDL, encoded by the exons ATGGCATCGCCAGCAATGATCACCGTCCCTACCAccgcctcccgcttcgccctgcTGCAGATAGACTCGGACTCGGACTCCGACACCTCTGAGCCGGGGAAGACCTCAACTAAAAACGGACGGGACTCGTCCGGGAAGATCCGGCAAGGAAAGGCAGGAGCAGCTGGGGGTAAAGCAGGTCAGGGcaacgacaaaaagaaagacaagaaaaagaagaagaaggaacaaCAGCAGAGTGAGGCAAATGAG CTACGCAACCTGGCCTTCAAGAAGATCCCTCAGAAGTCTTGTGTCCCGCCTCCACACATGACACTGTCAGGAATAGCCAATGATCTTCTAAATCCTGCAGCAGGCGACCATAGTATACCTTCAGAGGGTTGGCAGCAATGGAAGCAGAGGGATGAGCAG ATGACCAGTGAACTATATGAGGCTGATTTGGAAAAGGCCTTGATTCTCAGTAAACTGGAGTACGAACAAAATAAACAG CAGACCAGCACAAACACATCCTCGCCAAAGTCTCGTGGAGGGAAAGAGGgcggagggaagaaggacaaaaagaagaatCAGCAGGCTAAAGACAAAAAGACTGTTTCTTTGCAGGACTTCCAGGCTGAAGGCAGTGTAG AACACTCGAGTaagaaacaagagaaagag GATGGCAGACCGGCAAACACAGAATTGGGAGTTGGGCAGGAAGAgcgtttttttaataaactggaGGATGACGTCAGTCGGATTATTCAACGAGAGAAGAGACGTGAGCAGTACTCTAATAACCAGGGACAAGAAGTCAACACCTCCACAGAACACGAACCA GACCCCCGTGCCGAGCAGCTGAAATACGAGCTGGAGAAGAAAGACCAGGAGATTGATAAGCTAAAGAAAACAATTTCACAATGGGAG GTGAAATACAAAGAGGTGAAAGCAAGAAATGCCCAGCTGCTGAAAATGCTCCAACAGGGAGAGA TGAAAGATAAAGCAGAAATCCTGCTACAAGTAGAGGAGCTACTACATATCAAAGAAGAACTATCATCACAG gtAACATTACTACATGGGGCTCTTGAACAAGAAAGGTCTAAAGTCAAAGGTCTGCAGTCTGAACAGCCAAAACATCAG GGAAacaagaaagggaagaaaggctCTGAGTCGGATCTATGA
- the gkap1 gene encoding G kinase-anchoring protein 1 isoform X2: MASPAMITVPTTASRFALLQIDSDSDSDTSEPGKTSTKNGRDSSGKIRQGKAGAAGGKAGQGNDKKKDKKKKKKEQQQSEANELRNLAFKKIPQKSCVPPPHMTLSGIANDLLNPAAGDHSIPSEGWQQWKQRDEQMTSELYEADLEKALILSKLEYEQNKQTSTNTSSPKSRGGKEGGGKKDKKKNQQAKDKKTVSLQDFQAEGSVEHSSKKQEKEDGRPANTELGVGQEERFFNKLEDDVSRIIQREKRREQYSNNQGQEVNTSTEHEPDPRAEQLKYELEKKDQEIDKLKKTISQWEVKYKEVKARNAQLLKMLQQGEMKDKAEILLQVEELLHIKEELSSQVTLLHGALEQERSKVKGLQSEQPKHQGNKKGKKGSESDL; this comes from the exons ATGGCATCGCCAGCAATGATCACCGTCCCTACCAccgcctcccgcttcgccctgcTGCAGATAGACTCGGACTCGGACTCCGACACCTCTGAGCCGGGGAAGACCTCAACTAAAAACGGACGGGACTCGTCCGGGAAGATCCGGCAAGGAAAGGCAGGAGCAGCTGGGGGTAAAGCAGGTCAGGGcaacgacaaaaagaaagacaagaaaaagaagaagaaggaacaaCAGCAGAGTGAGGCAAATGAG CTACGCAACCTGGCCTTCAAGAAGATCCCTCAGAAGTCTTGTGTCCCGCCTCCACACATGACACTGTCAGGAATAGCCAATGATCTTCTAAATCCTGCAGCAGGCGACCATAGTATACCTTCAGAGGGTTGGCAGCAATGGAAGCAGAGGGATGAGCAG ATGACCAGTGAACTATATGAGGCTGATTTGGAAAAGGCCTTGATTCTCAGTAAACTGGAGTACGAACAAAATAAACAG ACCAGCACAAACACATCCTCGCCAAAGTCTCGTGGAGGGAAAGAGGgcggagggaagaaggacaaaaagaagaatCAGCAGGCTAAAGACAAAAAGACTGTTTCTTTGCAGGACTTCCAGGCTGAAGGCAGTGTAG AACACTCGAGTaagaaacaagagaaagag GATGGCAGACCGGCAAACACAGAATTGGGAGTTGGGCAGGAAGAgcgtttttttaataaactggaGGATGACGTCAGTCGGATTATTCAACGAGAGAAGAGACGTGAGCAGTACTCTAATAACCAGGGACAAGAAGTCAACACCTCCACAGAACACGAACCA GACCCCCGTGCCGAGCAGCTGAAATACGAGCTGGAGAAGAAAGACCAGGAGATTGATAAGCTAAAGAAAACAATTTCACAATGGGAG GTGAAATACAAAGAGGTGAAAGCAAGAAATGCCCAGCTGCTGAAAATGCTCCAACAGGGAGAGA TGAAAGATAAAGCAGAAATCCTGCTACAAGTAGAGGAGCTACTACATATCAAAGAAGAACTATCATCACAG gtAACATTACTACATGGGGCTCTTGAACAAGAAAGGTCTAAAGTCAAAGGTCTGCAGTCTGAACAGCCAAAACATCAG GGAAacaagaaagggaagaaaggctCTGAGTCGGATCTATGA
- the LOC128365154 gene encoding kinesin-like protein KIF27, whose translation MSEVCVRVAVRVRPLLPKEVLHNHQVCIRVVPGSAQVMLGSDRLFSFDHAFGPTSSQDEVYESCVLPLVETLLDGYNATAFCYGQTGSGKTYTLGGGSLDKEGGIIDHVAQDVFSFLGKKRNSSETEEATVRVSYMELYREELRDLLEPHTIHKELHIREDDKGNTVVVGAKEMVVTSAEELLSVLEMGNALRHTGTTGMNEHSSRSHAILILQLTQHSHNDFSLNSFHSSKLCLVDLAGMERAGKSGNTGTRLKESVHINTGLLTLGNVIRALSDPGRSRRGNTCSSAHIPYRDAKITRLLRDSLGGTAHTLMVACVSPSHHSIAETLSVLQFASKARHIRNRPRAESCNPEVKSCPTMWDPSEARLGELEYEIQTLREILEEKERGMEIEREKIGGRTGGEDSFKQSSQTQISQPDKKVSQEEPLQYRLLVHEAAALLAETCGSTPNHSFRLQLQDWQERLRAVNNVHKTDDQDYSEEKLHYVTISQLRQELKKCQEALTIEEQLLEQKNAELRQVEKDVEKLLQERKTHLQTLEEEKEHTRIQAEQLVDQQIFIDRLRCDLMTFRRATSGASGDSGQRPQSVPVIRHSCGHRPPRKIHSSPPAYSLERVMAAFKMRGHLLLAEIEEKDEVYSPFIKPQTKTKDRDQEKEDDDFVSRMGFRRSLNRTWTTRQKKSALEEENTKLDQISNGIPSVQQAQQTTGKLESVSVTERRIQALSVNIHMKEELIKELDKTDKETQAVGGPGRHSSDSRQVGVLARLSMQSHQFRTELYRSLQHMRAQRAQLQTSLRQERKTSDKNKEFDHDKDQKAEDLTVCKSKLQEDSKEKAHDSCWLENEEEQVLMRKAELQELEEELRRREEVLLHREACLQQKNKLEIKRLRSSQVLSQDLLRVSVQLESLEEQLQSRQKGGVTTEELQKERDMLKKRRDTLDAQLKDNRVLTVEEEHSLLQLEEVIEALDAALEFKSSSIQDKQIKLSITDSPSCQSQNAAPAHLCDVISKLKQLSLPEASELLVKYFNKVVCLREAERHLRLRCEELELHAGEQEVVLREMESAIQHLALDADRRLTQQHRDHQNNIQLLLQKLQEGVSGEAKQAVQDRQQNLEKELFFYKSSSRLLKKKLKELLGDALHPAEQPSHTQEHKQTHSTQIHTSTNKTLTQNEEIETRTHIATTNTKINAEQRDKKTHNDAHMERHAHQIPCPSSSSDLQAHNKTKMTTYTQIHTLAQSQGKNERGADLPGESLEMTPVRLCRKKLRQVSPANLQVCGSVTRRSQSVVDTSTESMLEDSIEVPRNTDR comes from the exons ATGAGTGAGGTGTGTGTCCGTGTGGCGGTACGTGTACGCCCCCTGCTCCCCAAAGAAGTCCTCCACAACCACCAGGTGTGTATACGGGTGGTGCCGGGCTCCGCTCAGGTGATGCTCGGCTCCGACCGACTCTTCTCCTTCGATCATGCGTTTGGACCGACATCCAGCCAGGATGAGGTGTATGAGTCCTGCGTCCTGCCGCTGGTGGAGACCCTGCTGGACGGATACAACGCCACCGCCTTCTGCTATGGACAGACCGGGTCAGGGAAGACATACACGCTGGGAGGGGGGAGCCTAG ATAAGGAGGGTGGTATTATCGACCACGTTGCCCAGGATGTGTTCTCGTTTTTGGGGAAGAAAAGGAACAGCAGTGAGACTGAGGAGGCAACAGTGAGAGTCTCATATATGGAGCTGTACAGAGAGGAGCTGCGAGATCTGTTGGAGCCCCACACTATTCATAAAGAGCTTCATATCAGAGAGGACGACAAGGGAAACACAg TTGTGGTGGGAGCCAAAGAGATGGTTGTCACCTCAGCAGAGGAGCTACTCAGTGTTCTAGAGATGGGCAATGCCCTGCGCCACACTGGCACCACAGGAATGAACGAGCACTCCAGTCGTTCTCACGCCATCCTCATCCTTCAGCTCACTCAGCATAGCCACAACGACTTCTCCTTAAACTCATTCCACTCCTCTAAACTCTGTCTGGTTGATCTCGCAGGCATGGAGCGTGCTGGAAAAAGTGGAAACACAGGGACACGGCTCAAAGAGTCTGTTCATATCAACACAGGCCTGCTCACATTGGGCAATGTCATCCGTGCCCTCTCTGATCCTGGTCGCAGTCGCCGTGGGAACACCTGCAGCAGTGCACACATACCATACCGTGATGCCAAAATCACTCGTCTGCTCCGTGATTCATTGGGAGGCACCGCTCATACACTGATGGTGGCATGTGTAAGCCCCTCCCACCACAGCATAGCTGAGACACTGAGTGTCCTGCAGTTTGCATCCAAGGCTCGTCACATTCGCAACCGTCCTAGAGCAGAATCTTGTAATCCAGAGGTTAAATCATGTCCTACAATGTGGGACCCCAGTGAAGCTCGACTAGGGGAGCTGGAGTATGAAATACAGACACTGAGAGAGATActggaagagaaggagagagggatggagatcGAAAGGGAGAAGATAGGTGGAAGAACTGGAGGGGAGGACAGCTTTAAACAGTCCAGTCAGACTCAGATTTCTCAGCCAGATAAGAAGGTGAGCCAAGAGGAACCATTGCAATACCGCCTCCTGGTACATGAGGCTGCAGCTCTACTTGCAGAGACCTGTGGATCCACTCCAAATCATTCTTTCAGACTGCAACTGCAGGATTGGCAGGAAAGACTCAGAGCTGTCAACAATGTACATAAAACTGACGATCAGGACTATTCAGAGGAAAAACTCCACTATGTCACCATATCACAGCTCAGACAAGAACTCAAGAAATGCCAG GAAGCTCTCACCATAGAGGAACAATTATTGGAGCAGAAAAATGCAGAACTGAGACAGGTGGAAAAAGATGTAGAGAAACTTCTCCAAGAGAGAAAAACCCACCTCCAAACcttagaggaagaaaaggaacatACTCGTATACAG GCTGAGCAGCTGGTAGATCAGCAGATCTTCATTGATCGTTTGCGCTGCGACCTCATGACCTTTAGACGTGCAACTTCAGGGGCTTCTGGGGACTCAGGCCAGAGACCTCAGAGTGTCCCTGTGATCAGACATAGCTGTGGACACAGGCCTCCTAGGAAG atccaCTCCAGTCCCCCAGCCTATTCACTGGAGAGGGTGATGGCAGCATTTAAGATGCGTGGTCACCTCCTGCTGGCTGAGATTGAGGAAAAGGATGAGGTGTACTCTCCATTCATAAAACCACAGACTAAGACCAAAGACAGGGATCAAGAGAAGGAAGATGATGACTTTGTGAGCAGAATGGGATTTAG GCGCTCTTTGAATCGTACGTGGACCACTCGGCAGAAAAAATCAGCTCTGGAAGAAGAAAACACTAAACTGGACCAGATATCTAATGGAATCCCATCAGTACAACAAGCCCAGCAAACCACAGGTAAACTTGAA AGTGTCAGCGTCACTGAGAGAAGGATCCAAGCACTTTCAGTCAACATACACATGAAAGAGGAGCTCATCAAAGAGCTTGATAAAACTG ACAAGGAGACACAAGCAGTGGGGGGACCTGGCAGGCACAGTAGTGACAGCAGACAGGTTGGCGTATTGGCAAGACTGTCCATGCAGAGCCACCAGTTCAGAACGGAGCTGTACCGCAGCCTGCAGCACATGAGAGCGCAGAGAGCACAGCTGCAGACTAGCCTCAGACAGGAGAGAAAGACCAGTGACAAGAATAAAGAATTTGACCATGACAAG GACCAAAAGGCAGAAGATTTGACTGTGTGCAAAAGCAAACTCCAGGAAGATTCAAAGGAAAAG GCACATGACAGTTGTTGGCTGGagaatgaggaggagcaggtgcTTATGAGGAAAGCAGAACTGcaagagctggaggaggagctgaggaggagagaggaagtgcTCCTGCACAGGGAGGCCTGTttgcaacagaaaaacaaactggagATCAAGAGGCTGCGCTCCAGTCAG GTTCTGAGTCAGGACCTGTTGCGGGTGTCTGTGCAGTTGGAGTCTCTGGAGGAGCAGCTGCAGAGCAGGCAGAAAGGAGGAGTCACAACAGAGGAACtgcagaaggagagagacatgcttaaaaagaggagagacacgCTGGATGCACAGCTGAAGGACAACAGAGTGCTCACTGTGGAG GAGGAACATTCCCTGCTCCAGTTAGAAGAGGTCATTGAAGCTCTGGATGCAGCTCTGGAGTTTAAAAGCTCCTCAATCCAGGACAAACAGATaaagctgtcaatcacagaCTCCCCTTCATGTCAGTCACAAAACGCTGCGCCCGCTCACCTCTGTGACGTCATAAgcaaactgaagcagctctcattACCTGAGGCTTCGGAGCTGCTTGTCAAATATTTCAACAAG gtGGTTTGTCTTCGGGAGGCGGAGCGTCATTTGCGTTTGCGTTGTGAAGAGCTGGAACTTCACGCTGGAGAGCAAGAGGTGGTGCTGAGGGAGATGGAGTCCGCCATTCAGCATCTGGCCTTGGATGCAGACCGCAGGCTCACCCAGCAACACCGAGATCACCAGAACAACATTCAGCTGCTACTGCAGAAACTTCAAG agGGCGTCTCGGGAGAGGCAAAGCAGGCCGTCCAAGACAGACAGCAGAATCTGGAGAAAGAATTGTTTTTCTACAAGAGTTCCAGCCGCCTGCTCAAAAAGAAACTCAAAGAGCTTCTTGGTGACGCCCTACACCCTGCTGAGCAACCgtcacacacacaagaacacaaacagacacacagtacacagatacacactagTACAAACAAAACCCTGACACAAAATGAAGAAATAGAGACAAGGACACACATTGcgacaacaaacacaaagataaaCGCTGAGcaaagagacaaaaagacacacaatgaTGCTCATATGGAGAGGCATGCGCACCAAATCCCATGTCCGTCCTCATCTTCTGACCTCCAAGCACACAATAAGACTAAAATGACTACATATACCCAGatacacacactcgcacagtcccaggggaagaatgaaagaggGGCCGATCTGCCTGGGGAAAGTTTAGAGATGACACCTGTCCGTCTTTGTCGCAAAAAGCTGAGACAGGTCTCACCGGCTAATCTGCAGGTATGTGGTTCTGTCACAAGGAGGAGCCAGTCTGTTGTGGACACCAGCACAGAGTCAATGTTAGAGGACTCTATAGAAGTGCCCAGAAACACTGacagatga